Proteins from a genomic interval of Nocardia sp. BMG51109:
- a CDS encoding protein kinase, with product MNPHTGKVRGTDPPAESNTQRYPAIGVADELAAFGLYGAEEIGRGGFGIVYRCAQRALDRVVAVKVLSSEIDVESRERFLREEHAMGRLSGHPNIVDVLQVDVTASGLPFLVMPYATHGSLERLIRDYGPLNWSDSLRVGVKLAGAIESAHRVDVLHRDVKPANVLLSRYGEPQLTDFGIARIPGGFRTSTSMITGSPAFTAPEVLKGDEPTARSDVYGLGATLFALLTGHAAFERQSGEKVVAQFLRITTQPIPDLREQDIPPGVADAIERAMAADPAERPASALELGELLRLEQRERGQLPDDMALLDPGAETDETGDSGWSAHPSLRPLPRGSTTLRPPEPSRPPAEPGAATSAAEPGAATSAAEPGAATSAAEPGAATSAAESEGVVSAAEPGAATSAAEPGAVTRSMPPTAATKFRPPTPARAPVERPRLLDILRAADRRRLAVIHGPAGFGKSIVAAQWRSELVSGGTAVAWIGVDHDDDNEVWFVAHLVQAIRRMCPDIGAGLEQVLEERSAEAVPYAISTLIDEIHAAGRPVVVVVDDWDRITDAGAQRAMDTLLENACHHLRFVVTTREPAGLPLSRLRVRDEVVEIGCEELRLTPAETRQILVERNGFRLTDEQVEQIRTAADGWPAAIQLVSLSLRGGRPIRRPIPRRCARWIRSS from the coding sequence ATGAACCCGCATACGGGCAAGGTCCGCGGCACCGATCCTCCCGCCGAATCGAACACGCAGCGATATCCGGCGATCGGTGTCGCCGACGAGCTCGCGGCGTTCGGGCTGTACGGCGCCGAGGAGATCGGCCGCGGTGGCTTCGGGATCGTCTATCGCTGTGCCCAGCGCGCCCTGGACCGCGTCGTGGCGGTGAAGGTGCTCTCGTCGGAGATCGATGTGGAGAGCCGGGAGCGGTTCCTGCGCGAGGAGCATGCGATGGGCCGGCTGTCCGGCCATCCGAACATCGTCGATGTGCTCCAGGTGGACGTGACCGCCAGCGGCCTGCCGTTCCTCGTGATGCCGTACGCCACGCACGGGTCGCTGGAGCGTCTGATCCGCGATTACGGCCCGCTGAACTGGTCGGATTCGTTGCGGGTCGGGGTGAAGCTGGCCGGGGCGATCGAGAGCGCGCACCGGGTCGACGTGCTGCATCGCGACGTAAAACCGGCGAACGTGCTGCTGAGCCGCTACGGCGAACCGCAGCTGACCGATTTCGGCATCGCCCGGATACCGGGCGGATTCCGCACCTCCACCAGCATGATCACCGGCTCGCCCGCCTTCACCGCGCCCGAGGTGCTCAAGGGCGACGAACCGACCGCGCGCTCGGACGTCTACGGCCTCGGCGCCACCCTGTTCGCGCTGCTGACCGGGCATGCGGCCTTCGAGCGGCAGTCCGGCGAGAAGGTCGTGGCGCAATTTCTGCGGATCACCACCCAGCCCATTCCGGACCTGCGTGAGCAGGACATTCCGCCGGGCGTGGCCGACGCGATCGAACGTGCCATGGCGGCCGATCCGGCCGAACGCCCGGCCTCGGCGCTGGAACTGGGTGAGCTGCTGCGGCTCGAGCAACGCGAGCGGGGGCAGCTGCCCGACGACATGGCGCTGCTGGATCCCGGGGCCGAGACCGACGAGACCGGCGATTCGGGGTGGTCGGCGCATCCGTCGCTGCGCCCGCTGCCGCGCGGCTCGACGACGCTGCGGCCACCGGAGCCGTCCAGGCCGCCCGCCGAGCCCGGAGCGGCGACATCCGCTGCCGAGCCCGGAGCGGCGACATCGGCTGCCGAGCCTGGAGCGGCGACATCCGCTGCCGAGCCCGGAGCGGCGACATCCGCTGCCGAGTCGGAAGGGGTGGTGTCCGCTGCCGAGCCGGGGGCGGCGACGTCTGCTGCCGAGCCGGGAGCGGTCACCCGGAGCATGCCGCCCACGGCCGCCACCAAGTTCCGGCCGCCGACCCCGGCACGGGCGCCGGTCGAGCGGCCGCGGCTGCTGGACATTCTGCGCGCGGCCGACCGCCGTCGGCTCGCGGTGATCCACGGCCCGGCCGGATTCGGTAAGAGCATCGTCGCCGCGCAGTGGCGGTCCGAGCTCGTCTCCGGCGGAACGGCGGTGGCCTGGATCGGCGTCGACCACGACGACGACAACGAGGTCTGGTTCGTCGCGCACCTCGTGCAGGCGATCCGCCGGATGTGCCCGGATATCGGCGCCGGGCTCGAACAGGTGCTGGAGGAACGTTCCGCCGAGGCGGTGCCGTACGCGATCTCGACGCTGATCGACGAGATCCACGCCGCCGGGCGCCCGGTCGTGGTGGTGGTCGACGACTGGGACCGGATCACCGACGCCGGCGCCCAGCGGGCGATGGATACGTTGCTGGAGAACGCATGTCATCACCTGCGGTTCGTGGTCACCACCCGGGAGCCGGCCGGGCTGCCGCTGAGCAGGCTGCGCGTGCGCGACGAGGTGGTCGAGATCGGGTGTGAGGAACTGCGCCTGACGCCGGCCGAGACCCGGCAGATCCTGGTGGAGCGCAACGGTTTCCGGCTCACCGACGAGCAGGTCGAGCAGATCCGCACCGCCGCGGACGGGTGGCCGGCGGCCATCCAGCTGGTCAGCCTGTCGCTGCGCGGCGGCCGGCCGATCCGGAGACCGATACCGAGGCGTTGCGCGAGGTGGATCCGGAGCAGTTGA
- a CDS encoding 3-hydroxyacyl-CoA dehydrogenase NAD-binding domain-containing protein, which translates to MTDNMIAWEKDADGIVVLTMDDPNQGANTMNELYKKSMTATVDRLEAEKDDIAGVVITSAKKTFFAGGDLKNMMHVGPNDAQALMDELTEIKSALRRLEQLGKPVVSAVNGAALGGGLEITLATHHRIAADVKGLKIGLPEVKLGLLPAGGGVTRTVRMFGIQSALLQILLEGKEFDAEKAKGIGLVDEVVGSIEELVPAAKAWIKANPDKGVQPWDVKGYKIPGGTPSSPSLAANLPAFPANLRKQLKGANMPAPKNIMSAAIEGAQVDFDNASLIESRYFVNLLTGPVAKNMIQAFFFDLQSINNGGSRPKDVPKREIKKVGVLGAGMMGAGIAYVSAKAGYEVVLKDVSQEAAERGKGYSVKIEEKALSKGRTTEEKSKALLDRIHPTAEAKDLEGVDFVIEAVFENTELKHKVFQEIEDIVTPDALLGSNTSTLPITGLAAGVKREQDFIGIHFFSPVDKMPLVEIIKGEKTSDEALARVFDYTLAIRKTPIVVNDSRGFFTSRVIGTFVNEAIAMLKEGIDPQTIEQSGLQAGYPAAPLQLSDELNMKLMQKIATETLEAAKAGDTKLGTERHPAQDVIDYMVGEGRPGRLEKAGFYEYDENGKRLGIWSGLREHFETGTEDKVPFQDLIDRQLFIEAIETQKCFDEGVLETTADANIGSIFGIGYPAWTGGVHQFIVGYPGGQEAFVARADELAAKYGKRFEVPSSLRK; encoded by the coding sequence ATGACCGACAACATGATTGCCTGGGAGAAGGACGCCGACGGCATCGTCGTGTTGACCATGGACGACCCGAACCAGGGCGCCAACACGATGAACGAGCTCTACAAGAAGTCGATGACGGCCACCGTCGATCGGCTGGAGGCCGAGAAGGACGACATCGCCGGTGTCGTCATCACCTCCGCGAAGAAGACGTTCTTCGCCGGCGGCGACTTGAAGAACATGATGCACGTCGGCCCGAACGACGCCCAGGCCCTGATGGACGAGCTGACCGAGATCAAGTCCGCGCTGCGCCGCCTGGAGCAGCTGGGCAAGCCGGTCGTCTCCGCCGTCAACGGCGCCGCCCTCGGTGGCGGCCTGGAGATCACGCTGGCCACCCACCACCGCATCGCCGCCGACGTGAAGGGCCTCAAGATCGGCCTGCCCGAGGTGAAGCTGGGCCTGCTGCCGGCCGGTGGCGGCGTCACCCGCACCGTGCGCATGTTCGGCATCCAGAGCGCGCTGCTGCAGATCCTGCTGGAGGGCAAGGAGTTCGACGCCGAGAAGGCCAAGGGCATCGGCCTGGTCGACGAGGTCGTCGGCTCGATCGAGGAGCTGGTCCCGGCCGCCAAGGCGTGGATCAAGGCCAACCCCGACAAGGGCGTGCAGCCCTGGGACGTCAAGGGCTACAAGATCCCGGGCGGCACACCGTCCAGCCCGTCGCTGGCCGCGAACCTCCCGGCCTTCCCGGCGAACCTGCGCAAGCAGCTCAAGGGCGCCAACATGCCGGCCCCGAAGAACATCATGTCCGCCGCCATCGAGGGCGCGCAGGTCGACTTCGACAACGCCTCGCTGATCGAGTCGCGCTACTTCGTCAACCTGCTCACCGGCCCGGTCGCGAAGAACATGATCCAGGCGTTCTTCTTCGACCTGCAGTCCATCAACAACGGTGGTTCGCGGCCGAAGGACGTGCCGAAGCGCGAGATCAAGAAGGTCGGCGTGCTCGGCGCCGGCATGATGGGCGCGGGCATCGCCTACGTCTCGGCCAAGGCCGGGTACGAGGTCGTGCTGAAGGACGTCTCGCAGGAGGCGGCCGAGCGCGGCAAGGGCTACTCGGTGAAGATCGAGGAGAAGGCCCTGTCCAAGGGCCGGACCACCGAGGAGAAGTCCAAGGCGCTGCTGGACCGCATCCATCCGACCGCCGAGGCCAAGGATCTCGAGGGCGTCGACTTCGTGATCGAGGCGGTCTTCGAGAACACCGAGCTCAAGCACAAGGTGTTCCAGGAGATCGAGGACATCGTCACCCCCGACGCGCTGCTCGGCTCGAACACCTCCACGCTGCCGATCACCGGTCTCGCGGCCGGTGTGAAGCGGGAGCAGGACTTCATCGGCATCCACTTCTTCTCGCCGGTCGACAAGATGCCGCTGGTGGAGATCATCAAGGGTGAGAAGACCTCCGACGAGGCGCTGGCCCGGGTGTTCGACTACACCCTGGCGATCCGCAAGACCCCGATCGTGGTCAACGACAGCCGCGGCTTCTTCACCTCGCGCGTGATCGGCACCTTCGTCAACGAGGCGATCGCCATGCTGAAGGAGGGCATCGACCCGCAGACCATCGAGCAGTCGGGTCTGCAGGCCGGCTACCCGGCGGCGCCGCTGCAGCTGTCGGACGAGCTGAACATGAAGCTCATGCAGAAGATCGCCACCGAGACGCTGGAGGCCGCGAAGGCCGGCGATACGAAGCTGGGCACCGAGCGGCATCCGGCGCAGGACGTCATCGACTACATGGTCGGTGAGGGCCGTCCGGGCCGGCTGGAGAAGGCCGGCTTCTACGAGTACGACGAGAACGGCAAGCGCCTGGGCATCTGGTCCGGTCTGCGCGAGCACTTCGAGACCGGCACCGAAGACAAGGTCCCGTTCCAGGACCTGATCGACCGGCAGCTGTTCATCGAGGCCATCGAGACCCAGAAGTGCTTCGACGAGGGCGTGCTCGAGACCACCGCCGACGCCAACATCGGTTCGATCTTCGGCATCGGCTACCCGGCCTGGACCGGTGGTGTGCACCAGTTCATCGTCGGCTACCCCGGTGGACAGGAGGCCTTCGTGGCCCGCGCCGACGAGCTGGCCGCCAAGTACGGCAAGCGGTTCGAGGTGCCGAGCTCGCTGCGCAAGTAG
- a CDS encoding DNA polymerase III subunit gamma and tau translates to MALYRKYRPATFAEVVGQEHVTDPLSTALDTGRISHAYLFSGPRGCGKTSSARILARSLNCVEGPTSRPCGVCSSCVALAPGGPGNLDVVELDAASHGGVDDTRELRDRAFYAPAESRYRVFIVDEAHMVTTAGFNALLKIVEEPPAHLIFVFATTEPDKVLPTIRSRTHHYPFRLLPPATMRGLLGTICEQEGVAVEEAVYPLVIRAGGGSPRDSLSVLDQLLAGAGPEGITYQRALALLGVTDIALIDEAVEALAGDDGAALFGTVDRVVEAGHDPRRFATDLLERMRDLILLRAVPDAADRNLVTGPGDVLDRMRDQAARIGPGTLTRYAELLHEGLGEMRGATAPRLLLEVVCARMLLPSVSDTESATLQRLERLERGVAGGALPPASGGGPGSGGGSRAAGGGAPSAGTGAPGSTAETTASSGGSRRRGAEALAAIRAEKSGDPAQSGTGSAQRGGPEGAGPRDAGDSAGATRPERSTAAGSEGTGGSAGAGRTGESPGGSGSVTGSVQPGHPGESSPAKTDSGTRSSDVRQSGAAQATEQRPHPAQRAQTPAGPEDGGPQQGRVPGDSPAEADGGVTAADPALEVPSPTSGSASHAEQDAAQQVRRADGLGTATAADTVESPAGSDTPAASPEDTSAGVQPEGRDGQPGSDPSAPRAGARSEGRDGQSGAEPSAPRAGSQSAGRADRSGARSEDRDAQSGAEASVPAAELPGQDGATAGGSGRAASGNQDVRPGSAGAQDDSTTGSGNSAAAPQSGGRPSGVAPDMVSAQQDSSVDEGRGGVPADPSPDDSVGLDHGIQPGSPGGPADSVAGAGDFGADSVSRPAGTSSDSASGAPGVAAADAVRPSTESPVLQDDSSDTVAGVSGAANADMAQSVPGQDASGTAAAADPGEAGSEPGAGSSSGGPVEAADAPSPAPAGDLVHEIEAQWGEIRAKVREFGAAVHALLSGASVARVDGDTIVFAHQHAPLAQRLSNPKYVEAVQAAVHAVLGREFGVRWEVGSGEGRAPNPAQANRGSAGPAPGAGGPARGATPVQSEPPRYTRPSRTKAANPETPADAPAARGRESGPAAADSGTRSAPADDSDSPPDDSIPLPDGPDLPEDPGPADYSPVGYDSVPPASTAEEEQEMLAESARPAPPGDRRDPDEVALELLTAELGATRLEG, encoded by the coding sequence GTGGCTCTGTACCGGAAGTACCGACCGGCAACGTTCGCAGAGGTGGTGGGGCAGGAGCACGTCACCGATCCGCTGAGCACCGCGCTCGACACCGGGCGGATCAGTCATGCCTACCTGTTCTCCGGCCCGCGCGGTTGCGGCAAGACCTCCTCGGCGCGCATCCTGGCGCGCTCGCTGAACTGCGTCGAGGGCCCGACGTCGCGGCCGTGCGGGGTGTGTTCGTCCTGCGTGGCGCTGGCACCGGGCGGCCCGGGCAATCTCGATGTCGTCGAGCTCGACGCGGCGAGCCACGGCGGCGTCGACGACACCCGCGAGCTGCGCGACCGGGCCTTCTACGCGCCGGCCGAGTCCCGCTATCGGGTGTTCATCGTCGACGAGGCGCACATGGTCACCACGGCCGGCTTCAACGCGCTGCTCAAGATCGTCGAGGAGCCGCCCGCCCATCTGATCTTCGTCTTCGCCACCACCGAGCCCGACAAGGTGCTGCCGACGATTCGCTCGCGCACCCATCACTATCCGTTCCGCCTGCTGCCCCCGGCGACGATGCGCGGCCTGCTCGGCACGATCTGCGAGCAGGAGGGCGTGGCGGTCGAGGAGGCGGTCTACCCGCTGGTCATCCGGGCCGGCGGGGGTTCCCCGCGAGACAGCCTGAGCGTGCTGGACCAGTTGCTGGCCGGCGCCGGCCCCGAGGGCATCACCTACCAGCGCGCGCTCGCGCTGCTCGGCGTCACCGATATCGCCCTGATCGATGAGGCCGTCGAGGCGCTGGCGGGCGACGACGGCGCCGCGCTGTTCGGCACCGTCGACAGGGTGGTCGAGGCGGGGCACGATCCGCGCCGCTTCGCCACCGATCTGCTGGAGCGGATGCGTGACCTGATCCTGCTCCGCGCGGTGCCCGACGCGGCCGACCGCAACCTGGTCACCGGCCCCGGCGACGTGCTCGACCGCATGCGCGACCAGGCCGCCCGCATCGGCCCCGGCACCCTGACCCGCTATGCCGAGTTGCTGCACGAGGGCCTGGGCGAAATGCGCGGTGCCACCGCCCCGCGCCTGCTGCTCGAGGTCGTCTGCGCCCGCATGCTGCTGCCCTCGGTCTCCGATACCGAATCCGCCACCCTGCAACGCCTGGAGCGCCTGGAGCGCGGAGTGGCCGGCGGTGCCCTCCCGCCCGCCTCCGGCGGCGGCCCGGGATCCGGAGGAGGATCTCGCGCCGCAGGTGGCGGGGCTCCGTCCGCCGGAACCGGCGCGCCGGGGTCGACGGCCGAAACCACGGCGTCCTCCGGCGGCAGCCGCCGCCGCGGCGCCGAGGCGCTGGCGGCGATACGTGCCGAAAAGTCCGGTGACCCGGCACAGTCGGGCACCGGTTCGGCGCAGCGCGGTGGTCCGGAGGGTGCCGGGCCGCGTGATGCCGGCGATTCGGCGGGGGCCACACGTCCGGAACGGTCTACGGCCGCGGGTTCGGAGGGCACCGGCGGTTCGGCGGGAGCCGGCCGCACAGGGGAATCGCCCGGAGGCTCCGGGAGCGTCACCGGATCGGTGCAACCGGGCCACCCGGGGGAGTCGTCGCCCGCGAAGACGGATAGCGGCACACGATCATCCGATGTCCGGCAATCGGGTGCCGCACAGGCCACCGAACAGCGACCTCACCCGGCACAGCGCGCGCAGACCCCCGCCGGGCCGGAGGACGGGGGACCGCAACAGGGCCGGGTACCGGGCGATTCTCCGGCCGAAGCGGACGGGGGCGTAACGGCTGCCGATCCCGCGCTCGAGGTACCGTCGCCCACGTCCGGCTCGGCGTCGCATGCGGAACAGGATGCGGCGCAACAGGTTCGTCGTGCGGACGGCCTCGGCACCGCCACGGCTGCCGACACGGTCGAATCGCCCGCCGGCTCCGATACCCCCGCCGCCTCGCCGGAAGACACCTCGGCCGGGGTGCAGCCGGAGGGCCGAGACGGACAACCCGGCTCCGACCCGTCTGCTCCCCGGGCCGGGGCGCGGTCGGAGGGCCGAGACGGACAATCCGGCGCTGAGCCGTCTGCTCCCAGGGCGGGGTCGCAGTCGGCCGGACGAGCCGATCGGTCCGGGGCGCGGTCGGAGGACCGGGACGCGCAGTCCGGTGCCGAGGCATCTGTGCCCGCGGCCGAGTTGCCCGGGCAGGACGGTGCTACCGCAGGCGGGAGCGGCCGCGCGGCCTCCGGCAACCAGGATGTGCGACCCGGCTCCGCAGGGGCGCAGGACGATTCGACGACCGGTTCGGGCAATTCCGCGGCAGCGCCGCAATCGGGCGGGCGGCCCTCGGGCGTCGCCCCCGATATGGTCTCCGCGCAGCAGGATTCGTCGGTGGATGAGGGTCGCGGCGGTGTACCCGCCGATCCGTCACCGGACGATTCCGTCGGTCTCGATCACGGTATCCAGCCGGGTTCCCCAGGGGGGCCTGCCGATTCGGTGGCCGGCGCGGGTGATTTCGGAGCGGATTCGGTGTCGCGGCCCGCCGGCACGTCCTCGGATTCCGCCTCCGGGGCCCCCGGTGTCGCCGCAGCCGACGCGGTTCGGCCGAGTACCGAATCTCCGGTGCTCCAGGATGATTCGAGTGACACCGTAGCGGGTGTCAGCGGTGCCGCGAACGCCGATATGGCGCAATCGGTTCCGGGCCAGGACGCAAGCGGCACGGCGGCGGCGGCCGATCCGGGCGAGGCGGGTTCCGAACCGGGGGCCGGCTCCTCTTCCGGTGGGCCGGTCGAGGCGGCGGACGCGCCGTCGCCCGCGCCCGCGGGCGATCTCGTGCACGAGATCGAGGCGCAGTGGGGGGAGATCCGGGCCAAGGTGCGGGAGTTCGGGGCCGCCGTGCATGCGCTGCTGTCGGGGGCGTCGGTGGCGCGGGTGGACGGCGACACCATCGTGTTCGCGCATCAGCACGCGCCCTTGGCGCAGCGACTGTCGAATCCGAAGTATGTCGAGGCCGTGCAGGCGGCGGTGCATGCGGTGCTGGGCCGCGAGTTCGGCGTGCGCTGGGAGGTCGGCTCGGGCGAGGGCCGGGCGCCGAACCCCGCGCAGGCGAATCGCGGCTCCGCCGGTCCCGCACCCGGTGCTGGAGGTCCCGCGCGCGGCGCTACCCCGGTGCAGTCCGAGCCCCCGCGCTACACCCGTCCGAGTCGGACGAAGGCGGCGAATCCGGAAACTCCGGCCGATGCGCCCGCGGCGCGCGGCCGTGAGTCGGGCCCGGCGGCCGCCGATTCCGGCACTCGCTCCGCGCCCGCCGACGACTCCGATTCCCCGCCGGACGACTCCATACCGCTGCCGGACGGCCCGGATCTGCCCGAGGATCCCGGCCCTGCCGACTACTCGCCGGTAGGTTATGACAGTGTCCCACCTGCGTCGACGGCGGAGGAGGAGCAGGAGATGCTCGCGGAGTCGGCCCGCCCGGCCCCGCCGGGCGACCGCCGCGACCCCGATGAGGTGGCCTTGGAGTTGCTGACGGCTGAGTTGGGCGCCACACGGCTGGAGGGTTGA
- a CDS encoding class I SAM-dependent methyltransferase, producing MTTFKDRSDVFAELGTRLSIAEIFETLVDGPVPIRFTAYDGSSCGPADSKYRLDIRTPRGINYIATAPGDLGMARAYISGDMAAEGIHPGNPYEFLKAMSDMKFRRPSALALVTIARSLGWDALKPIAPPPQETLPRWRRIALEGFRHSKGRDAEAIHHHYDVSNEFYEHVLGPSMTYTCAAYGDEDWTLEQAQENKYRLVFDKLNLKPGDRLLDIGCGWGGMVRYAAERGVKAIGATLSKEQAEWAQKKIAEEGLQDFGEVRHSDYRDVPEGQFDAVSSIGLTEHIGVHNYPSYFRSIQDKLRDGGLFLNHCITRPDNTRTTRAGDFIDRYVFPDGELIGSGRIVSEIQNVGLEVLHEENLRPHYALTLHEWCKNLVDNWDACVAEAGEGTAKVWGLYMAGSALGFERNVVQLHQVLGMKLGPQEEWTVPLRPWWNA from the coding sequence GTGACCACGTTCAAGGATCGTTCCGACGTTTTCGCGGAACTGGGAACCAGACTCAGCATCGCCGAGATCTTCGAGACGCTGGTGGACGGCCCGGTGCCGATCCGGTTCACCGCCTACGACGGCTCGAGCTGCGGACCCGCCGATTCGAAGTACCGCCTGGACATCCGCACGCCGCGCGGTATCAACTACATCGCCACGGCCCCGGGCGATCTCGGCATGGCGCGCGCCTACATCTCCGGTGACATGGCCGCCGAGGGCATTCACCCCGGCAACCCGTACGAGTTCCTGAAGGCGATGAGCGACATGAAGTTCCGGCGCCCGTCGGCGCTGGCGCTGGTCACCATCGCACGCTCGCTGGGCTGGGACGCGCTCAAGCCGATCGCCCCGCCGCCGCAGGAGACGCTGCCGCGCTGGCGGCGCATCGCGCTGGAGGGCTTCCGGCATTCGAAGGGCCGCGACGCCGAGGCCATACACCATCACTACGACGTGTCGAACGAGTTCTACGAACACGTGCTCGGCCCGTCGATGACCTACACCTGCGCGGCCTACGGCGACGAGGACTGGACGCTCGAGCAGGCGCAGGAGAACAAGTACCGCCTGGTGTTCGACAAGCTGAACCTGAAGCCGGGCGACCGGCTGCTCGACATCGGCTGCGGCTGGGGCGGCATGGTGCGCTACGCGGCCGAGCGCGGAGTCAAGGCGATCGGCGCGACCCTGTCCAAGGAGCAGGCGGAGTGGGCCCAGAAGAAGATCGCCGAGGAGGGCCTGCAGGACTTCGGCGAGGTGCGCCACTCCGACTACCGAGATGTTCCCGAGGGCCAGTTCGACGCGGTGTCGTCCATAGGTCTCACCGAACACATAGGCGTGCACAACTACCCGTCGTACTTCCGCTCCATCCAGGACAAGCTGCGCGACGGCGGCCTGTTCCTCAACCACTGCATCACCCGGCCCGACAACACCCGCACCACCAGGGCCGGCGACTTCATCGACCGCTACGTCTTCCCGGACGGCGAGCTGATCGGCTCCGGCCGCATCGTCTCCGAGATCCAGAACGTCGGTCTCGAGGTCCTGCACGAGGAGAACCTCCGCCCGCACTACGCGCTCACCCTGCACGAATGGTGCAAGAACCTGGTCGACAACTGGGACGCCTGCGTCGCCGAGGCCGGCGAGGGCACCGCGAAGGTCTGGGGCCTCTACATGGCCGGCAGCGCCCTCGGCTTCGAGCGCAACGTGGTGCAGCTACACCAGGTGCTGGGCATGAAGCTGGGCCCCCAGGAGGAGTGGACGGTCCCGCTACGTCCCTGGTGGAACGCCTGA
- a CDS encoding acetyl-CoA C-acetyltransferase, with protein MTTEAYIYEAIRTPRGRNKKGSLHSVKPIDLTTGLVKELRNRFPNLDEERISDVVLGVVSPIGDQGADIARTTVLTSGLPETVGGTQINRFCASGLEAVNLAAQKVRSGFEDLVIAGGVESMSRVPMGSDGGAMFADPWTSYESYIVPQGISADLIATIEGFSREDVDAYAVRSQERAAAAWTGGYFAKSVVPVKDMNGLTVLDRDEHMRPGTTLEDLAKLNPSFSMVGEMGGFDAVALQKYHFVEKINHVHHGGNSSGIVDGAALLLVGNEEAGKASGLTPRARIVSTGISGADATIMLTGPTPAAQKALAKAGLSVDDIDLFELNEAFASVVLKFQKDLNIPDEKLNVNGGAIAMGHPLGATGAMITGTMVDELERRNARYALVTLCIGGGMGVATIIERV; from the coding sequence ATGACCACAGAGGCCTACATCTACGAGGCCATTCGCACTCCGCGAGGCCGGAACAAGAAGGGCTCGCTGCACTCGGTCAAGCCGATCGATCTGACGACCGGTCTGGTCAAGGAGCTGCGTAACCGCTTCCCGAACCTGGACGAGGAACGCATCTCGGACGTCGTCCTGGGTGTCGTGTCCCCGATCGGCGACCAGGGCGCCGATATCGCCCGCACCACCGTGCTGACCTCCGGCCTGCCCGAGACCGTCGGCGGCACCCAGATCAACCGCTTCTGCGCGTCCGGCCTGGAGGCCGTCAACCTCGCCGCCCAGAAGGTCCGCTCCGGTTTCGAGGATCTGGTCATCGCCGGCGGCGTCGAGTCGATGTCGCGCGTGCCGATGGGGTCCGACGGCGGCGCCATGTTCGCCGACCCGTGGACCAGCTACGAGAGCTACATCGTCCCGCAGGGCATCTCCGCCGACCTGATCGCGACCATCGAGGGCTTCAGCCGCGAGGACGTCGACGCCTACGCGGTGCGGTCGCAGGAGCGCGCGGCGGCGGCGTGGACCGGCGGCTACTTCGCCAAGTCGGTCGTCCCGGTCAAGGACATGAACGGCCTGACCGTGCTGGACCGCGACGAGCACATGCGTCCGGGCACCACCCTGGAGGACCTGGCCAAGCTCAACCCGTCGTTCTCCATGGTCGGCGAGATGGGCGGCTTCGACGCGGTCGCGCTGCAGAAGTACCACTTCGTGGAGAAGATCAACCACGTGCACCACGGCGGCAACAGCTCCGGCATCGTCGACGGCGCGGCCCTCCTGCTGGTCGGCAACGAGGAGGCGGGCAAGGCGTCCGGCCTGACCCCGCGCGCCCGCATCGTCTCGACCGGCATCAGCGGCGCCGACGCCACCATCATGCTGACCGGCCCCACCCCGGCCGCCCAGAAGGCGCTGGCCAAGGCCGGCCTGAGCGTCGACGATATCGACCTGTTCGAGCTCAACGAGGCCTTCGCCTCGGTCGTCCTGAAGTTCCAGAAGGATCTGAACATCCCGGACGAGAAGCTGAACGTCAACGGCGGCGCCATCGCCATGGGCCACCCGCTGGGCGCCACCGGCGCGATGATCACCGGCACCATGGTCGACGAGCTGGAACGCCGCAACGCCCGCTACGCCCTGGTGACCCTGTGCATCGGCGGCGGCATGGGTGTGGCCACCATCATCGAGCGCGTCTGA